One Clostridium novyi NT genomic window carries:
- the aroA gene encoding 3-phosphoshikimate 1-carboxyvinyltransferase — MENIKIIPSELNGEINIPPSKSLAHRAIISAGLSEGVSNIENIIFSEDIKATIRGMKSLGIEIEDITNEYKKGSERSTLKVIGKEKLTLENDTIDCSESGSTLRFLIPIALRAEKEVTFTGRGKLVSRPLDVYYNIFENQGIKYKTSNNELPLTVDGKINPGEFHVKGNVSSQFITGLMYTLPFLDGDSKIIITTELESKGYVDLTIDTLKKFGVEIENNNYKEFIIKGNQKSTSRDYRVQGDFSQGAFFIVAGILGSNVKTLDLDIDSLQGDKAIIDIVKKMGANIKVGRDYIETKKSKTHGITIDASECPDLVPILAVLGAVSHGTTKIINAERLRIKECDRLKAMATELSKIGADIKELEDGLIIKGKYKLKGGVVDSWNDHRIAMAMAIASIKCTEPVIIQNSMAVNKSYPDFWKDFEKVGGIIDEWSMGK, encoded by the coding sequence ATGGAGAATATAAAAATTATTCCCTCAGAGTTAAATGGGGAAATTAATATCCCGCCGTCTAAGAGTTTAGCACATAGGGCTATTATAAGTGCTGGACTTTCAGAGGGGGTTAGCAATATTGAAAATATAATATTTTCAGAGGATATAAAAGCCACAATTAGAGGAATGAAAAGTCTTGGAATTGAAATTGAGGACATTACTAATGAATATAAAAAAGGTTCTGAAAGAAGTACTTTAAAAGTTATAGGAAAAGAGAAGTTAACATTAGAAAATGATACTATAGATTGTTCAGAATCAGGATCAACACTAAGATTTTTAATTCCAATAGCTTTAAGAGCGGAAAAAGAAGTGACATTTACAGGGAGAGGTAAGCTAGTCTCAAGACCTCTTGATGTATATTATAATATATTCGAAAATCAAGGAATCAAGTATAAAACATCTAATAACGAGTTACCATTAACCGTAGATGGAAAGATAAATCCAGGTGAATTTCATGTTAAGGGAAATGTAAGTTCACAATTTATAACAGGGCTTATGTATACACTACCATTTTTAGATGGTGATTCTAAAATTATTATAACTACTGAATTAGAATCAAAAGGATATGTTGATTTAACAATAGATACACTAAAGAAATTTGGAGTAGAAATTGAAAATAACAATTACAAAGAATTTATTATAAAAGGAAATCAAAAAAGTACAAGTAGAGATTATAGAGTGCAAGGGGATTTTTCTCAAGGAGCATTTTTTATAGTAGCTGGAATACTTGGTTCTAATGTTAAAACATTGGATTTAGATATAGATTCTCTTCAAGGAGATAAAGCTATTATAGATATAGTAAAGAAAATGGGTGCTAATATTAAGGTAGGAAGAGATTACATAGAGACTAAAAAATCTAAGACACATGGAATAACAATAGATGCGTCAGAATGTCCAGACCTTGTTCCTATTTTAGCGGTTTTAGGAGCAGTAAGTCATGGAACTACAAAAATTATAAATGCTGAAAGACTTAGAATTAAAGAATGCGATAGATTAAAAGCTATGGCAACAGAACTTTCAAAAATTGGGGCTGATATAAAAGAATTAGAAGACGGACTTATTATAAAAGGAAAGTATAAGTTAAAGGGTGGAGTTGTTGATAGCTGGAATGATCATAGAATAGCAATGGCAATGGCTATAGCGTCAATTAAATGTACAGAACCAGTTATAATACAAAATAGCATGGCTGTTAATAAATCTTATCCTGATTTTTGGAAAGATTTCGAGAAGGTAGGAGGAATTATAGATGAGTGGAGTATGGGGAAATAA
- the aroC gene encoding chorismate synthase produces the protein MSGVWGNKIKYSIFGESHGKAIGITIDGLQSGIEIDLDEVNKEMRRRAPGRNKLSTARAEKDEFEILSGIFNGKTTGTPICAIIRNSDKHSKDYEKTKNLMRPGHADYTGFVKYDGFNDYRGGGHFSGRLTAPIVFAGAIAKQVLAKNNILVGSHIKSIGNIEEEYFNPIDIKEDTLKTLKNKEFATIDDSKGKLMQEEILKAKEDMNSVGGVIECAILNLPSGIGSPFFGSVESVLSSLLFSVPAVKGVEFGTGFNISKMRGNEANDEFYMDGENIRTYTNNNGGILGGITSGMPVIFRTAFKPTPSIAKEQRTINIETRENTTIKIEGRHDPCVVQRAIPVIEAVAAMGILELI, from the coding sequence ATGAGTGGAGTATGGGGAAATAAAATAAAATATTCTATATTTGGTGAATCTCATGGAAAAGCAATAGGAATAACTATAGATGGACTTCAATCTGGAATAGAAATTGATTTAGATGAAGTTAATAAAGAAATGAGAAGACGTGCTCCAGGAAGAAATAAACTATCTACAGCTAGAGCTGAAAAAGATGAATTTGAAATATTAAGCGGTATATTTAATGGAAAAACAACTGGTACTCCAATATGTGCAATAATAAGAAATTCTGATAAACACTCAAAAGATTACGAAAAAACTAAAAATCTTATGAGACCAGGTCACGCTGATTATACTGGATTTGTAAAGTATGATGGATTTAATGACTATAGGGGAGGCGGACATTTTTCAGGAAGACTTACAGCGCCAATTGTTTTTGCTGGAGCTATTGCAAAACAAGTACTTGCTAAAAATAATATATTAGTAGGAAGTCACATAAAAAGCATAGGAAATATTGAAGAAGAATATTTTAATCCTATAGATATAAAAGAAGATACCTTAAAAACTTTAAAAAATAAAGAGTTTGCAACTATTGATGATTCAAAGGGCAAACTTATGCAAGAAGAAATTTTAAAAGCAAAAGAAGATATGAATTCAGTTGGTGGAGTTATAGAGTGTGCTATTTTAAATCTTCCATCAGGTATTGGCTCTCCGTTTTTCGGTTCTGTTGAAAGTGTATTAAGTAGTTTATTATTTTCTGTACCGGCTGTAAAGGGAGTAGAGTTCGGAACTGGATTTAACATCTCCAAAATGAGAGGAAATGAAGCCAATGATGAATTTTATATGGATGGAGAAAATATAAGAACTTATACAAATAATAATGGTGGTATACTAGGTGGGATTACAAGTGGAATGCCTGTAATATTTAGAACTGCATTTAAACCAACACCATCTATTGCAAAAGAACAACGTACAATTAATATTGAAACTAGAGAAAATACAACTATAAAAATAGAAGGAAGACACGATCCTTGTGTAGTTCAAAGGGCAATTCCTGTAATTGAAGCAGTTGCTGCAATGGGAATACTTGAATTGATTTAA